A stretch of DNA from Bacillota bacterium:
GGAGTTCGAGCGCCCGCTTCGGCCCGCCGAGGCCCGCCGGATCCTGGAGAGCGCCCCGGGGGTCGAGGTCGTGGACGACCCTGCCGAGCAGCGATACCCGATGCCCCGGGACTGGTCCGGCCGGGACAGCGTGGGCGTCGGGCGCATCCGGCAGGACCTCTCCCGCCCGGGGGCGCTCAATCTGTGGCTGGTGGGCGACCAGGTGCGGAAGGGCGCGGCCCTGAACGCCATGCAGATAGCGGAGGCCCTGCTGGGCATCCCAGCTCGAGGAAGTCGGTGAAGGTATGCGCATCGTGGTGCAGAAGTTCGGCGGCACCTCGGTGGCGACCCCTGAGACGCGCCGCCAGGTGGTACGCCACATCGTTCGCACCCGGGACGACGGCTATGCCGTAGTGGCCGTGGTATCGGCCATGGGAAGGCGGGGGGATCCGTACGCCACCGACACGCTGCTCGAGTTGCTGGCGAAGGAGGCGGGGACGACCCCCGATCCGCGGGAGCAGGACCAGCTCCTTTGCTGTGGCGAGGTCATCGCCTGTACCCTGGTGGCCCAGGCGCTCATCCGGGAAGGGGTGGCTGCCCGCTCGCTGACCGCCGCGCAGGCGGGCATCGTTACCGACGAGGAGTATGGCGAGGCGCGCG
This window harbors:
- a CDS encoding aspartate kinase, producing the protein MRIVVQKFGGTSVATPETRRQVVRHIVRTRDDGYAVVAVVSAMGRRGDPYATDTLLELLAKEAGTTPDPREQDQLLCCGEVIACTLVAQALIREGVAARSLTAAQAGIVTDEEYGEARVLQVRTERIRRELAAGRVPVVAGFQGITEAGEMTTLGRGGSDTTAAALGVALGAELVEIYTDVDGLKAADPRVVPEAPTLSSVAYREAAELAHLGARVVHPRAVEIAMEGHVPLRI